The following proteins come from a genomic window of Halorussus halophilus:
- a CDS encoding PIN domain-containing protein — translation MSGALGYLPIEEGVRTTLENLETWLSDCFELESPDWKVAFGQSGMVAVDGPSSELIEIPVLGRISEQIPEEYADDSGNIKTDIFPVGPGHQPGNITPEESEGHEEVLARTVVELHELGDTSASPPSTLREIIARHEDQGIVDAFGNAWSERDSLLASKAAEQSLSLDDPDVIVSFDVLRTLVLAFQYECSLTYRNFQEGKQEKEDEVEFDKVIRAKPLSNDDLPEVKKVYVHQNKRVVASEYQISSNEIASSLRGRVLGWAESCTIRDPSGRGLLAQVGSVTKIVLNEDQDDYHGFVRVSTEADISLVYDFYTALRVPEAPFLTNKVAQETADWDRDHEQFSGWSAANDGFAFHSLDGRREIRRRLFAHKYWVIHGEKYRKKREFEEDVEALVDIIESEMGCDVSWREFGGERVQKTPIQQSTVIDQMREEARAPPDQDAIIEAVGGFASNSEEVEGIDAPLFPSDLSEFVADTSIIDAQIITRLVSEGDLYDTTIVVPEVVLEEVHRQVDQDTSRGKLGLEELTALRELSEKGILDFEVVPVEDSVDTEDNISVDQALMRIAKKREVPLCSADETLLQLAEAAGVTAYPLKQELSQWNQLIKNSLKQRGELPRTELIRMVYQQMQERRVSEDSVQRNMFWNPGRVPQEDLATEMAINEEIDRLERRGEIYSRGEQVGLKKEVAIVPSLNAIENGVTPEKIQEGDLADRIDLSRYESRFKVVLPASFEYWASLQASQKYLTGLHELENLEKKNQIDIEWRDVLPSETGLVLADEEQFSNLMQGLQRKAAVDFDHSAVVDTGSGSITVNY, via the coding sequence ATGAGTGGAGCTCTGGGCTATTTACCCATAGAGGAGGGAGTAAGGACTACGTTAGAGAACTTGGAGACCTGGCTTTCTGACTGCTTTGAACTTGAAAGTCCAGATTGGAAGGTCGCTTTTGGCCAATCTGGAATGGTCGCTGTAGATGGTCCTTCCTCAGAGCTGATCGAAATTCCTGTTCTTGGTCGCATTTCCGAGCAGATTCCGGAAGAGTACGCGGATGATTCGGGGAACATAAAGACAGATATTTTTCCTGTCGGTCCTGGTCATCAGCCAGGCAACATCACACCAGAGGAATCAGAAGGGCACGAAGAAGTATTAGCGCGTACAGTCGTCGAACTCCATGAACTTGGGGATACTTCTGCGTCTCCGCCGAGTACCCTAAGGGAAATCATAGCGCGCCATGAGGACCAGGGTATCGTCGATGCCTTTGGAAATGCTTGGAGTGAACGTGATTCCCTTTTAGCTTCGAAGGCAGCAGAGCAATCTCTATCCTTGGACGATCCCGACGTCATCGTGAGTTTCGATGTTCTACGGACGCTAGTTCTTGCCTTCCAATATGAGTGTTCCCTCACGTACCGGAACTTTCAGGAAGGTAAACAAGAGAAGGAGGATGAAGTGGAGTTTGACAAGGTTATCCGCGCAAAACCACTCTCGAATGACGACCTCCCTGAGGTAAAGAAGGTATATGTCCACCAGAACAAACGGGTCGTAGCTTCTGAGTATCAAATCTCATCCAACGAGATAGCTTCATCTCTTCGGGGAAGAGTTCTCGGATGGGCCGAATCTTGTACAATCCGGGACCCAAGTGGGAGAGGACTACTCGCCCAAGTCGGATCAGTCACAAAGATAGTTCTCAATGAAGACCAAGATGACTACCACGGCTTCGTTCGAGTTTCCACAGAAGCAGATATTTCTCTAGTATATGACTTCTATACTGCTCTTCGTGTACCAGAAGCACCTTTCTTGACCAATAAGGTGGCCCAAGAAACAGCGGACTGGGACAGGGATCATGAACAGTTCTCGGGGTGGAGTGCAGCGAATGACGGATTTGCCTTCCACAGTCTGGATGGGAGGAGAGAGATTCGACGTCGGCTTTTCGCACACAAGTACTGGGTGATTCACGGAGAGAAATATAGAAAGAAGAGGGAATTCGAAGAAGACGTTGAGGCCCTTGTCGATATAATAGAGTCAGAAATGGGGTGCGATGTATCTTGGCGAGAGTTTGGGGGTGAGAGGGTTCAAAAGACCCCTATTCAACAGTCTACGGTTATAGATCAGATGAGAGAAGAAGCCCGTGCACCGCCGGATCAAGATGCAATTATCGAAGCCGTCGGGGGATTTGCTAGTAATAGTGAAGAAGTCGAGGGTATTGATGCCCCGCTTTTTCCGAGTGACCTTTCGGAGTTTGTTGCAGACACCAGTATTATTGACGCACAGATCATTACTCGGCTAGTCTCGGAAGGGGATCTGTATGATACAACCATTGTGGTACCCGAGGTAGTGTTAGAGGAAGTGCATCGGCAAGTAGACCAAGATACTTCCCGTGGAAAGCTTGGTCTTGAAGAGCTGACGGCGTTGAGGGAGCTATCAGAGAAAGGAATTCTTGATTTCGAGGTTGTCCCCGTTGAAGACTCTGTTGACACAGAAGACAACATATCGGTGGATCAGGCATTGATGCGCATCGCTAAGAAACGGGAAGTACCTCTTTGCTCTGCAGACGAGACTCTTTTGCAATTAGCGGAGGCAGCCGGTGTTACCGCGTACCCCTTGAAGCAGGAGCTATCCCAATGGAACCAGCTGATAAAGAATTCACTGAAACAAAGAGGAGAACTTCCCAGAACGGAGCTCATCAGGATGGTCTACCAGCAGATGCAAGAGAGGAGAGTTTCAGAAGATTCTGTTCAAAGAAACATGTTCTGGAACCCTGGTCGGGTCCCTCAAGAGGATTTAGCCACTGAGATGGCAATCAATGAGGAGATAGACCGGCTTGAACGTCGAGGAGAAATATACAGTCGTGGTGAGCAAGTCGGACTGAAAAAAGAGGTCGCAATCGTTCCCTCTCTGAACGCTATTGAGAACGGGGTGACTCCAGAAAAGATTCAAGAAGGAGACCTTGCCGACAGAATTGACCTCTCCCGGTATGAGTCCCGTTTCAAAGTCGTTTTGCCAGCTAGCTTTGAATACTGGGCGTCCCTTCAAGCAAGCCAGAAATACCTCACTGGACTTCACGAGCTAGAAAATCTGGAGAAGAAAAACCAGATCGATATAGAGTGGAGAGATGTTCTTCCTTCGGAAACAGGACTGGTTCTTGCGGATGAAGAACAATTCTCAAACCTGATGCAAGGTCTGCAAAGAAAAGCAGCTGTAGATTTCGACCACAGCGCAGTAGTTGACACTGGTTCGGGCTCAATTACGGTGAACTACTAA
- a CDS encoding ABC transporter substrate-binding protein produces the protein MSGMDKSRRTYLKTTGAIGAAGLTGLSGCIGSISGGGGGSGPIKTGSILPITGALSAYGSGMQEAVNLAKKHINDADGPLGRELQVINKDSETKPDKANQKYDALVNEENIVGFVGAASSGVSVPLAKKVGSDQVMQVSNASTSPALAQLGYNDDQSSKYFGRTAPNDGQQGIVMGRILSESKYIGADKAAFLYVNNAYGKGLAEKAKAAFKGETTAMVPYDKKSSDYTSTLDKVFEGDPGAVGFVGYPGNGQTILKQWQNGGYGGQWVLSEGLNSSEFFQNLKEITDGMYLASPSPEGTDGASKFNNQMSAKNTLFAAHAYDGLFLQALAMHKAGEASGKAIANNIRSVSRGGQKVTVGEFQKAKDLLDDGKDINFEGASSPVDMNKSLEPLNRFAIMQVKSGKAKELETIPRSYFEGKL, from the coding sequence ATGTCAGGCATGGATAAGTCGCGTCGCACGTATCTGAAAACGACTGGAGCAATCGGGGCAGCAGGACTGACCGGATTGTCGGGTTGTATCGGAAGCATCTCGGGCGGCGGCGGAGGCAGCGGCCCAATCAAGACCGGGTCGATTCTCCCCATTACCGGTGCGCTCAGTGCGTACGGGAGCGGCATGCAGGAGGCAGTCAACCTCGCAAAGAAGCACATCAACGACGCTGACGGTCCCTTGGGGCGCGAACTCCAAGTCATCAACAAGGACAGCGAGACGAAACCGGACAAGGCCAACCAGAAGTACGACGCTTTGGTCAACGAGGAGAACATCGTCGGCTTCGTCGGTGCCGCGTCGAGCGGTGTCTCGGTGCCGCTGGCGAAGAAGGTCGGTAGCGACCAAGTGATGCAGGTCAGTAACGCGAGCACGTCCCCTGCGCTCGCCCAACTCGGTTACAACGACGACCAGAGTTCGAAGTACTTCGGCCGGACGGCCCCGAACGACGGCCAACAGGGCATCGTCATGGGTCGCATCCTCAGCGAGAGCAAGTACATCGGCGCGGACAAAGCCGCGTTCCTCTACGTCAACAACGCGTACGGGAAAGGTCTCGCCGAGAAGGCGAAGGCGGCGTTCAAGGGCGAGACGACCGCGATGGTCCCGTACGACAAGAAGTCGAGCGACTACACCTCGACGCTCGACAAGGTGTTCGAAGGCGACCCCGGCGCAGTCGGGTTCGTCGGCTACCCCGGTAACGGTCAGACCATCCTCAAGCAGTGGCAGAACGGCGGCTACGGTGGTCAATGGGTGCTCAGCGAGGGTCTGAACTCCTCGGAGTTCTTCCAGAACCTCAAGGAGATCACCGACGGAATGTACCTCGCGTCGCCGAGTCCCGAAGGCACCGACGGTGCGTCGAAGTTCAACAACCAGATGAGTGCGAAGAATACCTTGTTCGCGGCCCACGCGTACGACGGCCTCTTCCTGCAAGCGCTCGCCATGCACAAGGCTGGCGAAGCGTCCGGAAAGGCCATCGCGAACAACATCCGCTCGGTCTCCCGGGGCGGCCAGAAGGTCACCGTCGGCGAGTTCCAGAAGGCCAAGGACCTACTGGACGACGGCAAAGACATCAACTTCGAAGGGGCGTCCAGTCCCGTGGACATGAACAAGTCGCTCGAACCGCTCAACCGCTTCGCCATCATGCAAGTCAAGAGTGGAAAGGCGAAGGAACTCGAAACCATCCCACGGTCGTACTTCGAGGGGAAACTGTAA
- a CDS encoding DUF433 domain-containing protein produces MAERDTRRIAHDIMEEPHIQGRRITVRQVYALVEERDEAPEAVADRYDLDVADVYHALAYYHDHPREMRTVEAERAEDMEAFRETIERPEGVDPDTA; encoded by the coding sequence ATGGCCGAGCGCGACACACGTCGGATTGCGCACGACATCATGGAAGAGCCACATATCCAGGGACGGCGAATCACCGTCCGCCAAGTGTACGCGCTCGTCGAGGAACGCGACGAAGCCCCAGAAGCGGTCGCCGACCGATACGACCTCGATGTCGCCGACGTCTATCACGCCCTCGCCTACTACCACGACCATCCGCGTGAAATGCGGACTGTGGAAGCAGAGCGAGCGGAGGACATGGAGGCGTTCCGCGAGACGATCGAGCGTCCTGAAGGAGTCGATCCGGACACGGCCTAA
- a CDS encoding helix-turn-helix domain-containing protein has product MELTALDEAILDELGEGARTQGFLVDATGEPRYKVHERLKLLVAAGYIENIHENTALYELRTDSKTSDEDSD; this is encoded by the coding sequence ATGGAACTGACAGCTCTTGACGAAGCAATCCTTGACGAACTCGGCGAAGGAGCACGCACGCAAGGATTCCTTGTCGATGCGACTGGGGAACCACGGTACAAGGTTCACGAGCGGCTAAAGTTGCTCGTAGCGGCGGGGTATATCGAGAATATCCACGAGAATACCGCGCTCTACGAATTGCGAACTGATTCTAAAACCTCCGATGAGGATTCCGATTGA
- a CDS encoding DUF5615 family PIN-like protein — MSEWRFLLDENIDPKTATYLQKEEVHAEHVRDTLWQGADDEDDVLPYAKKHDLVVVTSDVKDFGDLPAAAHAGIVLLYDDTMPAYQVASALIAMVDAYPSRDAFAGREELDPWA, encoded by the coding sequence ATGAGTGAGTGGCGTTTTCTTCTCGACGAAAATATTGACCCGAAGACCGCAACCTATCTGCAGAAAGAGGAGGTACACGCAGAACATGTCCGCGACACCCTCTGGCAGGGCGCGGATGATGAAGACGATGTGCTGCCGTACGCGAAAAAACACGACCTCGTGGTCGTCACAAGCGACGTGAAAGACTTTGGCGATCTACCGGCTGCTGCCCACGCAGGTATCGTGCTGCTCTATGACGATACGATGCCCGCCTACCAAGTCGCATCAGCCCTTATTGCGATGGTCGATGCCTATCCGAGTCGCGATGCGTTTGCGGGGCGCGAAGAACTCGACCCGTGGGCATGA
- a CDS encoding GNAT family N-acetyltransferase — protein sequence MVAIEPAANDALDRLVDLWVELAAEQRTYRSHLFAEENRTEVQHMFARHIVADDVLVARKNAELVGFITFSVESGTYAQDVTRGIVSNVYVEPGHRDAGVGTELLESAEAILRDRGVDALALEVMADNDASRRFYRRHGYRPHRIELEKRAENDTLTKE from the coding sequence ATGGTCGCTATCGAACCCGCGGCGAACGACGCACTCGACCGACTCGTAGATCTCTGGGTCGAGTTAGCCGCCGAGCAACGAACCTACCGCTCGCACCTGTTCGCCGAAGAGAACCGCACTGAAGTTCAGCACATGTTCGCCCGGCACATCGTGGCGGACGACGTGTTGGTCGCTCGAAAGAATGCGGAACTCGTCGGCTTCATCACCTTCAGCGTCGAATCTGGAACGTACGCACAAGATGTCACGCGAGGCATCGTTTCGAACGTCTACGTCGAACCGGGGCATCGAGACGCGGGTGTCGGCACGGAACTCCTCGAATCGGCGGAAGCGATACTTCGAGACCGAGGAGTGGACGCGCTCGCACTGGAGGTGATGGCCGACAACGACGCCTCCCGGCGGTTCTATCGTCGGCACGGCTATCGTCCACACCGAATCGAACTGGAAAAACGGGCCGAAAACGATACGCTCACAAAGGAGTAG
- a CDS encoding phosphoglycerate kinase, with product MAIETLDDLPVQGTTLGVRIDINSPLADDGELADDARLRAHVDTLSELLDRGGRVAVLAHQGRPGGDEFRDLEPHADRLNELLDSSVSYCDATFSEDARRAVENLDDGEAVVLENTRFYSEEYMEFPPDRAGDTNLVAKLAPSLDAFVNDAFAAAHRSQPSIVGFPTRLSGYAGRVMERELDVLGDIESTPEPRTYVVGGAKVPDSIAVAESVLERGLADEVLTTGVVANVFLLAADVDIGKASTEFVYDQGYESEIDRAGELLAEYDEKIRLPEDLAVERDGERHELSLDELPPESGEAAMDIGSETVATYGDVLADSGTVVLNGPAGVFEDERFADGTKNLFEHASTAEFSIVGGGDTAAAIRKFDLDGFDHVSTGGGAALRMLTGEPLPAVDALENSQSLDALKP from the coding sequence ATGGCGATAGAAACCCTGGACGACCTCCCCGTCCAAGGGACCACGCTCGGGGTGCGAATCGACATCAACAGTCCGCTCGCCGACGACGGCGAACTCGCAGACGACGCCCGGCTACGCGCGCACGTAGACACTCTATCTGAGTTGCTCGACCGCGGCGGCCGCGTCGCCGTCCTCGCCCACCAAGGACGACCCGGGGGCGACGAGTTCCGCGACCTCGAACCGCACGCCGACCGTCTGAACGAACTACTCGATAGCTCGGTTTCGTACTGCGACGCGACGTTCTCCGAAGACGCGCGCCGCGCCGTCGAAAATTTGGACGACGGCGAGGCTGTCGTCCTCGAAAACACTCGCTTCTACAGCGAAGAGTACATGGAGTTCCCACCGGACCGCGCCGGCGACACCAACCTCGTCGCCAAACTCGCGCCGTCACTGGACGCCTTCGTCAACGACGCGTTCGCGGCCGCACACCGCTCTCAGCCCTCTATCGTCGGGTTCCCCACCCGACTCTCGGGCTACGCGGGCCGCGTGATGGAACGCGAACTCGACGTGTTGGGCGACATCGAGAGTACTCCCGAACCGCGAACGTACGTGGTCGGTGGCGCGAAAGTGCCCGACTCGATAGCAGTCGCCGAAAGCGTACTCGAACGCGGACTCGCCGACGAAGTGCTGACGACAGGCGTCGTCGCTAACGTCTTCCTCCTCGCCGCCGACGTGGACATCGGCAAAGCGAGTACCGAGTTCGTCTACGACCAAGGCTACGAGTCCGAAATCGACCGTGCCGGAGAACTCCTCGCGGAGTACGACGAGAAGATTCGACTGCCCGAAGACTTGGCAGTCGAGCGCGACGGCGAGCGCCACGAACTCTCGCTCGACGAACTCCCACCGGAATCGGGCGAGGCCGCGATGGACATCGGCTCGGAGACGGTGGCGACCTACGGCGACGTCCTCGCAGACTCCGGAACGGTCGTACTGAACGGCCCCGCAGGCGTCTTCGAGGACGAGCGATTCGCCGACGGGACGAAAAACCTGTTCGAGCACGCCTCGACGGCAGAGTTCAGCATCGTCGGCGGCGGCGACACGGCGGCGGCCATCCGCAAGTTCGACCTCGACGGTTTCGACCACGTCAGCACCGGCGGCGGTGCCGCACTGCGGATGTTGACCGGCGAACCGCTCCCCGCGGTAGACGCACTCGAAAACTCCCAGTCACTCGACGCCCTGAAGCCCTGA
- a CDS encoding Rrf2 family transcriptional regulator, translating to MTERPSKRPPHYIDPKGTEADADARELTNDDQPPNIDTANAQAQRSTESSEQTLDLQGVNPDTFPTDLVENGARWLLWQYSDDRKVPRNPAWGYTNHGVGYAFVGAKDPEAWFDFEAAARWINHDDDLGFAYYLTSPDRDDWDNDGKYNHVDPDEDVPDEPHVGLLDFDDIRDPDTGAVAPAAADLLERLSGTFCEWSPSGTGAHALGGFRLPDSVKTLTIDLSSPEWPDAELEIYPGRRYTTVTGDHIPGTATETNDIHGILEDIIAAHPGALDAARATNPSGRPDELDREPETSKAELADIETTSDIQDVFDAIQHTGPRDIRLRSTVTHERGDGSTDLDPSWAQSKSGTRLAQVGDGWVYRKGMQGLDALQVVALEERIITTETEYPSGEEFWDAVDALRNRGAHIPKYEPDTSEPVSALPLAKLDSLSDGERERAAAARDIEWPSTAEARKRLRNRVLDAVRNQEEVVIDAPTGLGKSYTVATEPWLTHADITDKQPIIHFSPTRDSRDAAAEHSREADGVTHAVLRGRKERCPVAHGIHDPTKDDEDSDVAEITMNRTPASEWFDAVCDGRGVPFSTAHSYLAEHNDQDLELPCCRGEDPCPAVGQWEGLPRDEDGVPAVDVIHATHQFAYVPGLTQSCNVIFDERPDFGIGGEHLTNDRIQRAVAAFLQEAGAPVSTWESFVQLARQTYGRNVHGDALREANATIAKFDYEPAREWYLEHSGAHTLAPALVRAVWSALAQGFDENGRGVGTVTHNPPRLDTNARDDDSWSRTWVTVVVDDDNRVQTIRSVPDFSGARSMVGLDAHPSLPLWQRNTTTDVLPERVLDVEERRLWRRYERGLRVVQVGDAVRPLASGEYFNPNTTRVLLNHLSHHFGDAFNTCITAASVEHDVTQLMREAGIRKPETMHFGEERSRDDFGHRTVGLVHGSIDPGDDYVLNILAECDLHAQPETTETEDGDERRAHGRGFVGPDADIADEILASVRENHIAQSAGRYARNADDPDNHATVFVHTSAIPAGFADHQVPGVQWVATDAQRSIMKALRDRQSATARELAEETDVSKRHVAKTLARLLDEDLVRCHEGVGAHGADVFHADGEPTDGVVELTPEEITNKGVWSSSTWSFAVSEVEPPQVAPAKPGDPAPTYRTVSLAAFQDGPPPE from the coding sequence GTGACCGAGCGCCCGTCCAAACGCCCACCCCACTACATCGACCCCAAGGGCACCGAAGCAGACGCCGACGCACGCGAACTCACCAACGACGACCAGCCACCCAACATAGACACCGCCAACGCCCAAGCGCAGCGTTCCACCGAATCGAGCGAACAGACGCTCGACCTCCAAGGCGTCAATCCCGACACCTTCCCCACCGACCTCGTCGAGAACGGCGCGCGCTGGCTTCTCTGGCAGTACAGCGACGACCGGAAAGTCCCCCGCAACCCAGCATGGGGCTACACCAACCACGGCGTCGGCTACGCATTCGTCGGCGCAAAAGACCCCGAAGCCTGGTTCGACTTCGAGGCCGCCGCTCGCTGGATCAACCACGACGACGACCTCGGGTTCGCATACTACCTCACGAGCCCCGACCGCGACGACTGGGACAATGACGGCAAATACAATCACGTCGACCCCGACGAGGACGTCCCCGACGAACCACACGTCGGCCTGCTCGATTTCGATGACATCCGCGACCCAGACACCGGTGCCGTCGCCCCCGCCGCTGCCGACCTGCTCGAACGCCTCTCCGGGACGTTCTGCGAGTGGTCACCATCCGGCACCGGCGCACACGCACTCGGTGGCTTCCGTCTCCCCGACAGCGTGAAGACACTTACCATCGACCTCTCGTCGCCCGAGTGGCCGGACGCCGAACTCGAAATCTATCCCGGACGCCGATACACCACAGTCACCGGCGACCACATCCCCGGCACCGCCACCGAGACGAACGACATTCACGGCATCCTCGAGGACATCATCGCCGCCCACCCCGGCGCACTCGACGCCGCACGCGCCACGAACCCCTCCGGTCGCCCAGACGAACTGGATCGCGAACCCGAAACATCCAAAGCTGAACTCGCAGACATCGAGACCACATCCGACATCCAGGACGTCTTCGACGCCATCCAGCACACCGGCCCACGAGACATCCGGCTTCGGTCGACCGTCACTCATGAACGCGGTGACGGCAGCACGGACCTCGATCCGAGTTGGGCGCAGTCCAAGAGTGGGACGCGACTCGCACAGGTCGGCGACGGCTGGGTCTACCGCAAAGGCATGCAGGGACTGGACGCGCTCCAAGTCGTCGCGCTCGAAGAACGCATCATCACCACCGAAACCGAGTATCCCAGCGGCGAGGAGTTCTGGGACGCCGTCGACGCACTCCGGAATCGTGGCGCGCACATCCCCAAGTACGAACCCGATACCTCCGAGCCAGTGAGCGCGCTGCCGCTCGCGAAACTCGATTCGCTTTCAGACGGAGAGCGAGAGCGCGCGGCAGCGGCCCGCGACATCGAGTGGCCATCGACAGCCGAAGCCCGCAAACGCCTCCGAAACCGCGTGCTCGACGCGGTCAGGAACCAAGAAGAGGTCGTGATCGACGCTCCCACCGGCCTCGGAAAAAGCTACACCGTCGCGACCGAACCATGGCTGACCCACGCCGACATCACCGACAAGCAACCAATCATCCACTTCAGCCCAACGCGAGACTCCCGGGACGCAGCAGCCGAACACAGCCGCGAGGCCGACGGTGTGACCCATGCCGTCCTGCGTGGCCGAAAGGAACGATGCCCAGTCGCTCACGGCATCCACGACCCGACAAAGGACGACGAAGACAGCGACGTTGCCGAGATCACGATGAACCGAACGCCCGCCTCCGAGTGGTTCGATGCCGTCTGTGACGGCCGCGGCGTGCCGTTCTCGACAGCCCACTCCTACCTCGCCGAACACAACGACCAAGACCTCGAACTCCCCTGCTGCCGTGGCGAGGACCCCTGCCCGGCAGTCGGCCAATGGGAGGGCCTGCCGCGAGACGAAGACGGCGTCCCAGCGGTTGACGTGATACACGCCACCCACCAGTTCGCATACGTCCCCGGCCTCACCCAGTCATGCAACGTCATCTTCGACGAGCGACCGGACTTCGGTATCGGTGGCGAACACCTCACGAACGACCGCATCCAGCGCGCCGTCGCAGCATTTCTCCAAGAAGCAGGCGCGCCCGTCAGCACATGGGAGTCGTTCGTGCAACTTGCACGCCAGACCTACGGACGGAACGTCCACGGTGACGCCCTTCGTGAAGCAAACGCGACGATTGCGAAGTTCGACTACGAGCCAGCCCGTGAATGGTATCTCGAACATTCGGGTGCCCACACGCTTGCGCCCGCACTCGTCCGCGCGGTGTGGTCCGCGCTCGCCCAAGGCTTCGACGAGAACGGCCGCGGCGTCGGCACTGTGACGCACAATCCGCCACGTCTCGATACCAACGCCCGAGACGACGATTCGTGGTCGCGCACGTGGGTCACTGTCGTCGTTGACGACGACAACCGCGTCCAAACCATCCGCAGTGTTCCCGACTTCTCTGGCGCGCGCTCGATGGTCGGCCTCGATGCCCACCCGAGTCTTCCACTCTGGCAACGCAACACTACTACCGATGTTCTCCCAGAGCGCGTTCTCGACGTTGAGGAGCGACGGCTCTGGCGGCGTTACGAACGCGGGCTCAGAGTTGTGCAGGTTGGTGACGCGGTTCGCCCGCTCGCCAGCGGCGAATACTTCAACCCAAACACGACACGCGTCCTCCTCAACCACCTCTCCCACCACTTCGGCGACGCCTTCAACACCTGTATTACCGCTGCAAGCGTCGAACATGACGTCACGCAACTCATGCGTGAGGCCGGTATCCGCAAGCCCGAGACGATGCACTTCGGTGAAGAACGCTCCCGCGACGACTTCGGCCACCGAACCGTCGGACTCGTCCACGGGTCAATCGACCCCGGTGACGACTACGTCCTCAACATTCTCGCCGAATGCGACCTCCACGCCCAACCAGAAACCACCGAAACCGAGGACGGTGACGAACGCCGCGCTCACGGTCGTGGCTTCGTCGGCCCCGACGCCGACATCGCCGACGAAATCCTCGCGTCAGTCCGTGAAAACCATATCGCCCAATCCGCTGGCCGATACGCACGCAACGCCGACGACCCAGACAACCACGCCACCGTCTTCGTCCACACTAGCGCCATCCCAGCAGGCTTCGCCGACCACCAAGTTCCCGGCGTCCAGTGGGTCGCAACCGATGCACAACGCTCGATCATGAAAGCACTCCGCGATCGTCAATCTGCAACGGCCCGCGAACTCGCTGAGGAAACGGACGTATCCAAACGCCATGTCGCCAAGACACTCGCACGCCTCCTTGACGAGGACCTCGTTCGCTGTCATGAGGGTGTCGGTGCACACGGCGCAGACGTGTTCCACGCCGACGGAGAGCCGACTGACGGTGTGGTTGAGTTGACGCCGGAAGAAATCACTAACAAGGGCGTATGGAGTTCTAGTACGTGGTCGTTCGCGGTTTCAGAGGTGGAACCTCCGCAGGTGGCACCCGCAAAGCCTGGAGATCCGGCACCGACGTATCGAACCGTGTCACTCGCGGCGTTTCAGGACGGCCCGCCGCCAGAATAG